TGAGAAAATAATCGTTTTTTTGTAACCCTTTTCAAAATGATGTTTTATTTTCTCTCTTTTGTATGTCTTCTAGTCCTATTCAAACCCTTCCTTTTTTTCAAGTAGATGCTTTTGCACCAAAGCCCTTTAGTGGTAATCCTGCTGCAGTTTTTTTGTGTGATGAGACACTGACAAACGAGCAGTATCTAAATATTGCTGGAGAAATGTATTTGCCTGAAACTACTTTTTTACGCCCTTTATATGACGAAAATATAAGGGAAGAAGATAAAAATTGGCAAACTGCAAGTCTTTTCGAAGTGCGTTGGTTTATGATAAAAGAAGAAACAAACTTGTGTGGACACGCTACACTAGCAGCAGCACACGTAGTTTTTGAAGAGATAAAGAGCATTCATTCAAAAGTTACTTTCAGAACTAGAAGTGGCGATTTACTTATCAAAAAAGAAGATTTTGAAGGAGAAAAAGATTTTATCAAAATGCAGTTTCCAGTAGAAAAATCTTTTGAAAGTAAAGAAATTGATACTGATTTATTGAAATATCTTGGGATTTCAAAGCAAAAGATTAATTCAACTATTTATTATCCTCAAAAACAGACTTGGATTTTAGAATTGGAAAACAGAGAAGAGTTAGAGAGTTTAGAGCCTAATTTTGAAGCATTAGTGCAACATAAATACCAATTTCCTGTAAAAAAAGTTGGAGTTACGACAAAAGGAAGTACTGACAAAACGAAAAATTACGACTTTACTTCTCGCTGTTTTTGTCCGTGGATTGGCATAAATGAGGACGCACTTTCAGCCGTTTCGCACGGACTTTTTGCAAAATATTGGCAAACCAAGCTA
This portion of the Bernardetia sp. genome encodes:
- a CDS encoding PhzF family phenazine biosynthesis protein, which translates into the protein MSSSPIQTLPFFQVDAFAPKPFSGNPAAVFLCDETLTNEQYLNIAGEMYLPETTFLRPLYDENIREEDKNWQTASLFEVRWFMIKEETNLCGHATLAAAHVVFEEIKSIHSKVTFRTRSGDLLIKKEDFEGEKDFIKMQFPVEKSFESKEIDTDLLKYLGISKQKINSTIYYPQKQTWILELENREELESLEPNFEALVQHKYQFPVKKVGVTTKGSTDKTKNYDFTSRCFCPWIGINEDALSAVSHGLFAKYWQTKLHKSDFFAYQASARGGEIHLQLLEENQVLLIGKGITTLEGNARI